In Oscillatoria acuminata PCC 6304, a single window of DNA contains:
- a CDS encoding transaldolase family protein: protein MAIYLDSAIASEAELAQKMGWVKGITTNPTLLATSELSPEETLKKLVTLTSGPLFYQLTASDFQGMVKEGQTARDLIGDRTILKVPATPVGFEVVAHLSPDIPCSVTAIYSAAQAAVAREAGAKMAIAYVNRATRLLGDGIALVRSMADVLKGSDVEILAASIKSPEEAAASLQAGAHHLTLPLAMLRAISSHQLSQQTVEEFNHKGIGLTLS, encoded by the coding sequence ATGGCAATTTATTTAGATTCAGCGATCGCCTCCGAAGCAGAACTGGCCCAAAAAATGGGCTGGGTGAAAGGCATCACCACCAATCCGACCTTATTGGCAACCAGTGAGTTATCTCCGGAGGAGACTTTAAAAAAATTGGTGACCCTCACATCGGGGCCATTATTTTACCAGCTTACGGCGTCCGATTTTCAGGGCATGGTCAAAGAAGGCCAAACAGCGCGGGATTTGATTGGCGATCGCACCATTTTAAAAGTTCCAGCCACTCCAGTTGGGTTTGAAGTCGTCGCGCATCTATCTCCAGACATACCTTGTTCCGTGACGGCGATTTATAGTGCCGCCCAAGCAGCCGTCGCTAGGGAAGCGGGGGCAAAAATGGCGATCGCCTACGTCAACCGCGCCACCCGATTATTAGGAGATGGCATTGCCTTAGTGCGATCGATGGCAGATGTTCTAAAAGGCAGCGACGTCGAAATTCTCGCCGCTAGTATTAAATCCCCAGAAGAAGCCGCTGCCTCCTTACAAGCCGGGGCCCATCACTTAACCTTACCCCTCGCCATGTTAAGAGCCATTTCCTCCCACCAACTCTCGCAACAAACTGTAGAAGAATTCAATCACAAAGGGATAGGATTAACTTTGTCTTAA
- a CDS encoding 4Fe-4S single cluster domain-containing protein → MTLLNLAELCPITRSLGPGQRFAIWVQGCCFNCSGCISPDWIPQVAATGVEPRRLAETILSVPGTEGLTVSGGEPMLQAQALSELFALLAEVDCSIICYTGFTLEQLQAKSDPAIARVLSQIDVLIDGLYLPELNDNQGWRGSANQRVHFLTPRLFAEAGAFSSRKRDVEIHLRNDSALMVGVPPRHFSDTFKQVIDNS, encoded by the coding sequence ATGACCTTACTGAACTTGGCAGAACTTTGTCCCATCACCCGCAGTCTCGGTCCGGGTCAGCGGTTTGCGATTTGGGTGCAAGGTTGTTGTTTTAACTGTTCCGGTTGTATCTCTCCCGATTGGATTCCCCAGGTGGCGGCGACTGGGGTGGAACCGCGACGGTTGGCGGAAACCATTTTATCGGTCCCGGGAACAGAAGGGTTAACGGTGTCTGGGGGAGAACCGATGTTACAGGCGCAGGCATTGAGTGAATTATTTGCACTTTTGGCAGAGGTGGATTGTTCGATTATCTGCTATACCGGGTTTACCTTAGAACAGTTACAGGCCAAGTCTGACCCGGCGATCGCCCGAGTCTTGTCGCAAATTGATGTGTTAATTGATGGACTTTATCTCCCGGAACTCAATGATAACCAAGGGTGGCGCGGTTCTGCCAATCAACGGGTGCATTTTCTCACCCCTCGATTGTTTGCTGAAGCGGGTGCATTTTCCTCTCGCAAGCGCGATGTGGAAATTCACCTGAGAAATGATTCGGCGTTGATGGTGGGTGTACCGCCTCGCCATTTCTCTGATACCTTTAAACAGGTCATTGATAACAGTTAA
- a CDS encoding SDR family oxidoreductase, whose product MVSLKGKIVLITGASSGIGAACAELFAQAGADLILAARRLERVEALGTQLVQQYQIQTHVLGLDVCDRQAVDATLNHLPEPWNQIDILVNNAGLSRGLSKLHEGNIDDWEEMLDTNVKGLLYVTRAVVPGMVERQGGHVVNIGSIAGRVAYPGGNVYCASKAAVRAISDGLKQDLIGTPVRVTEIEPGLVETEFSLVRFHGDCDRAEKVYQDLTPLTGEDIADLVLFSVTRPPHVNISEMLVVPVDQANATLVHRRR is encoded by the coding sequence ATGGTGTCTCTCAAGGGTAAAATTGTGTTGATTACGGGTGCGAGTAGTGGGATTGGGGCCGCTTGCGCCGAACTGTTCGCCCAGGCGGGTGCGGATTTGATTTTGGCGGCGCGGCGTTTGGAACGGGTAGAGGCGTTAGGGACTCAACTGGTGCAACAGTATCAGATTCAGACTCATGTTTTGGGGTTGGATGTTTGCGATCGCCAAGCAGTTGACGCCACCCTGAATCATCTTCCCGAACCTTGGAATCAGATTGATATTTTAGTCAATAATGCGGGTCTGAGTCGGGGATTATCCAAACTCCATGAAGGCAATATTGACGACTGGGAGGAAATGCTGGATACCAATGTCAAGGGACTGCTGTATGTGACTCGGGCGGTGGTACCTGGGATGGTGGAACGGCAAGGGGGTCATGTGGTAAATATTGGCTCGATCGCCGGTCGAGTCGCCTATCCGGGGGGGAATGTGTACTGTGCCTCAAAAGCGGCAGTCCGGGCGATTTCCGACGGTTTGAAGCAAGATTTAATCGGGACTCCGGTGCGGGTGACGGAAATCGAACCGGGTTTAGTGGAGACGGAATTTAGTCTGGTGCGCTTTCATGGCGACTGCGATCGCGCTGAAAAGGTGTATCAGGATTTAACGCCCCTCACCGGGGAGGATATTGCGGATTTAGTGCTTTTTTCTGTCACTCGACCCCCCCATGTGAATATTAGCGAAATGTTAGTCGTCCCGGTGGATCAGGCCAATGCTACCCTCGTTCATCGGCGACGTTAA